TCCCTTTCAGATAGATAATTTCTTCTCTGATAGCTTCTCCCTCCCCAATTTCTGCATTCGTGTTCTTTGAGTTTTATACCAGACTACAGATGAAGTGAGTGGCAGTAAAAACAGGGAGGGCTTCTATGGTGTTATAATTTAGAGTCACAAAGGATGGCCTGGAGTTTGCTCTGTTGGAAAGAATTCAGCTTTTCAAACCTTCAGGCAGGCAGTGCCTTCAGGGCCACAGCAAAGATTATTGGGCAAAGgcatgaaagaaggaaagaaggccaCAGACCAAGACCAGGGAAACAGGACAGCCTCTGCCTGGGTACTTAACTGCAGTGTGAGTGGCCAGGGGAATTCAGGGatgtgtgtaaaaaaaaaaaaaaaaaagatcagttcCTTGCTAGGTAGAGTGAGAGCTACTGACAGAAACAAGAATAAGCCCTAAAAGTTATATGGAGTTTTACCCCCTTACAGAGCTTGTTGCTTTTACTGGGCTCTTTACAATCTTCCTCTCCTGGTAAAGATGGAGGAAAGCATGCTGCCTTGCATGCATAGTATAGCAACACCACTTTAACAAGATGCATGAATTTGAGCAAACCATTTCTGAGATTCAGCCTTTACATATGTATAAAGGACACAATGGTACTTGTTATTATGAGGATTACCGATATTGTTGGTCAAATGTCCATCTATGTTTAACAGTTACAGATGCTAAATAGTATCTGTCATCCAGATCATTGAGTgaggttcttatttatttttgagactgtctctGTGTCTAACAtcaggctagagagcagtggtgttaacctaattcacagcaaccttaaactcatgtGCTTGagcgatctttctgcctcagcctcctaagtagctaggtgggactacaagtgcactccacagatgcctggctaattttctatttttagtagagacagggtcttgcttttgctcaggctggtctccaacacctgagctcaagttatcctcccacctcggccttgcAGAGGAtttcaggagtgagccactgtgcccagactgaGTGCAGTGGTTCTTAAGTCTCTCATTAGAATCATCTGCAGAACTCATACAACTGCCATGACCCAGGTCCCTTCAGCCTTGGAGGTGTTGTTTCTAAAGCTCCTCTTGCCTCTTCTCTCTTCAAGGACATTCGTGATGCCAGGGATGcaaatcatttatttacttttacagAAGCTAGGCATGAGATTGAGGAGTGAGCCCCCAGATTCCCTGTCAGAAACCTTCCCGCTCTCGGTTGAGGTTTGCCTAATCCTTTATTTTATGCTTAACACATAAGAAATTCGCAGCAATTTTTTTTCGGGGGTTGGGGGTGAAATGAAGTGCAAACTTCTGAGCCAACTAGAATGCTGCGGGGCAGAAGTGGCCAGCGGGAGCTTGGCAGAGCAGCGGGAAGCGCCTTTACTCCATGCACCCAGAACCCAGAGCCCTTAGGCTCGCACCTCCCTGTCTGAAAGGCCTTTAGCTCTGCACTGCCAAGGCCTCTGGGACTCAGGGCAGACTCAGAACCCTTACTACCTACATACTTAGCCTTTTGGAGCACTACAGACACCACCACGGGAATTTAGTTTTAGCTTGGATGCCAAAACATGTTTTCTGACTACTCCAGCCTGAGCCATTGACTTTAGCCTTTGGTCACCTGATTTGTTCAGGCCAGTGCGAGGCGGCTGACTTAGTACTTCCGCTTTCTGTGCCTTTAAGGAGACACTAAGCCCGTCCCTCGGATAAGCTGATTGGTCATCGTTTCTCAACTCACTAGTTTATTGGTCAGAACCTATAGGCCTCACGCAAACTGGGACTGAGCGCTGTGTCAGACAGCCCGGAAGCCATGGCGTCCTATTTCGATGAACATGACTGCGAATCTCTGGATGGCGAGCAAGAGATGCGAACCAACATGCTACTGGAGCTTGCTAGGTGGGTGCGCGGGCCTTGAGTATTGGACTCAGGCAGCAGGATTCTGGGCTGGGGCTGGCTGAAAAAGGCAGAGTATTTGGGGCAGCAGATTCTGGGGAGGACGGATGAATAATCTGGAGTATTAGTCTTGGCGGCAAGATTGAGGGGAGGGCGTGTACATTTCGATAATTTGGGCTGTCCGTGGGCGGGCCCGGGCCTGGGGATTGTAGGAAGGACTGGGATTAAAGAGTGGTGGGAGTAGGAGCGGGAGGGCCGCGGGCTCTGGGAGGCACGGAGAAGGCGGGGCATGGGGCCAGATAGGGGCTGTGTGCGCGAGGGCAGGTATATTCGTTTGGAACGCTGGGCACGGGACTCTACACTGCCGACTTGGAATCTGGCTCCACCAGATCCTTCTTCGCGGCCTGAGTAATTCTTTGAGTATGTtgcctcatgtgtaaaatgagaataaacaaTCTGATAGCAGCTGTAAACCATTTcccactatgtttttttttttttttttctttaatctagtGAGCATCTGGTAACCACTGAAGGTACCTATTACTACCAGCTGGGCAGGGTATTTTCCTATTAATGCCAGTAGATTATGGGGATAAAGAGAAAGTATGGTTTTCGGTTCTGACCTTGCATGCTCCTCCCTAGGTCACTTTTCCATAGTGTGGACTTTGAAGATTTGGGGTTGATAGTAGATTGGGAACACCGTCTGCCTCCACCTGCTGCCAAGACTGTGGTCCAGAACCTCCCCAGGACAATTATCAGAGGCCCTCAGGCTGGTGAGGACAGGCCCTCTGCTGTTGGGGGCAGCTCTGCCAGAACCTTAGGCAGCCACAGTCTGGCCCTTCAGTTTTCCAGGCCAGATTAAAGCAAGAGTGGCCTTCAGGAGTGggagctgggaggtgggggtTATAGCACCTCTTCTGATCAGCACTTCCTCCTAAAGAGCTCAAGTGCCCCGTGTGCCTTTTGGAATTTGAGGAGGAGGAGACTGTCATTGAGATGCCTTGCCATCACCTCTTCCATTCCAACTGCATTCTGCCCTGGCTAAGCAAGGTACCACTTTTACTTCTAGCCTTCACCCTTACCTGAGCCCAGTTCTCAAACTTGTTTGTGGGCAGCTGGGGGATAGAAGGGTGGAAATTGGGAGTGGGAGAAGGTTATTAGCTTATGAATACCAGACCTGGGTTGGAACTCTACTCTCCTTTTCCCAGACAAATTCTTGCCCCTTGTGCCGCCATGAACTGCCTACTGATGATGACACTTACGAAGAGCACAGACGAGAGAAGGTAGGAGCTGGTGGTTAAGTGGAGGAGGTCCTGATGGGCTCCTTTGGCCTTGTCCCTGCTATCATTTCCACCTCAGCAGGTTTGCGTTGGCTTGAGAGTCCTGGCTGTAGCTGCCTTCTTAGTGACTTTGGGGAGGGGCAGCAGCTTCTCAGAGGCTTGAAAACAAGGGCCAGCCCCATTGTAACTGCCCCCACCAAGGCCTTCAGGTTTGGCCTCTCCCCGGTGTGTCCTCTTTCCTCTAGGCTcgaaagcagcagcagcagcaacgaCTCGAGAACCTCCGTGCAGCCATGTACACGTGAGGAGGCTGGGGCTGAGCACTGGCCCTCTAAGTCTTCCTCCTGCACCTTGAGTCCTCATTAAAGGTTTTTCTACTCATCCTGTGGCTTCATTGCTCACAGGCCCAGGCAGGGGCTCTGCATCCTCCACCAGGTCCCTACTGCTATTGGGGGAAGGTGGTCCTAAACCAGAGAAAGCATCAGGTTGTTTCCCTTCCTGCTGGCCCACTTGGAGTTAGGGCATGGAGCCCAGGTAAAGAATCACTGGGCCAGCCAGGCCTTGGATTTATGTGTTCATGGTTGGAAGGCAAAATGTGTCAGGATCTGCCAATCAGTAGCTACTTAAAGCTGATAAACTAGCCTGCATTCTCCTCCCTCTGCGATTTGTAGTTAAGTGTGGTACCTTTAGTAAACCTTGATATCCCATGGTTTTTCTTTTACACCATTGttctctgtgttcttttcttCTCCCACCCAACATCTACTAAGGAGTCAGAGTTCAAACTGGACTTTTTGAGTCAAGGAAGAAGTGTAAGATTGTCAGTCCAGGTCAGTTCTCTAGAGGCCCAGAAAGGATTTAACCCCTCAAGAGGTATTTGGATAGCACTGGGCATCTTTTGTTTCTGGCAGCCCTGCTCTTAGAAAACAATTGGGAGCCTCCTAGGAGTAAGGGGCTTCCTACCATCCTTTGCTTAGGAAAGGCAGTCCTGGATCAGGCTCTCCCTAACTACAGAAGAGACTACAAACATGCAAATTAGAATTCTTTTAATAGatataaaaaaaagtactaaaataCCCACGTGGTTCTGCTGTGTTATTTGCCATAAAGTGAGGGGCAGAGTGAAGAATCCCAGTGCAGCTCAGTGGGCCCAGAAGTGGACCTTACCATACAAACTAAGGCATGCTCACTCCCCCCCAAACTTCTATCCCCTCTGCTATTCCCAGCCCCCAATTCCTGCAGCAGGAAACCCCAGTGGTCTGGCTCTTGCACTGGGAGTAGAAGGCACCTGAAGGGCTGGCTGGGTGAGTGAGGACAGGTGACCTTTAAACACAAAATAACactgtggggtgggggagcaggtAGTGCAGCTGTGGCAGCTGGTAGGTCCTGCTCCTCTATGGCACAGGTGGATGTGGGATGGCCACTTCTCTGGGAGTAAGGAAGCCTAGATCCCAACAGAACACTTTCTCAAATTGTTTTTGgtacaaaataaatgcaaagatgATATGGTGTGGCGTGGTGTGGGTGCTGCGGAGGCCGGGCCAGCCACCCTCCCTAGACCTTAGATCATGGCGATGCTTTCAGGGGCACAGTTGAGGTGGGTGGAAGTGCTGCTGCTCCCAGAGGATTTGCAGGCCCGGCCAGGAGTAGGCTGCAGTGCAGCCACCAGAGTGTCTGAGGAGATTGCCCCAAACTCGTAGCTGAAGGTACCATAGAAAATGAGGATATCAATGACAAACACCCACTCACACAGGGCTGCCCCATGCTGCAGCTGAGAACTCTCATGGACAAAGAAGATACCGCCTGAACTAGGGCTAAGGAAATGTACAGTAGCATGTGTGAAAACCAAGCAACAtcccatctgtagtcccagactGTAACTAAGCTGGGGCCAAagatcaggcctcacctccccagaGGGGCAGAGCACATGGCAGTATTAACTGAAATATAGGCCTCCCACCCCCTGTTTGGTTGAGAGGGCTGAGCTAGAGGTTGAACTAGCTGCCAAGTCTTGGAAGGATACTGAGAACTAGGGTGATGAAAGCGATGATAGCCAGCGCACTTCGCAGGTAGGCCATAGCCAGGTCTAGGGGTGCAGTGGCCCCGTGGTAGGAGAGGGCACAGTGCAGGCAGACAAACAGCAGCCCCGCAGGGAAGGCCACACCAGCTCCAACGTAGTGCAGAGACTTGGCATGATCCACCTGGGCCCAGAGAGGGGCTGATCCGTGAAGTGGCCCCACCTCTCCAGGTCAcatcccttctttccttccctctcctcccatcttcttcctcctttccctcttaGTCTCTCCAGTCCTTGTTAGGTGAAAAGTTCAGCACTGGGGTGGGGCGGTCACCTGAAAGTTGCCGACTACCACAAGGCCTGCAGCATTGGTGCAGCCTGTGATGAGTGCTGTCGTGTTAACCCAGGAGTGTCGACTCTGCTCCAGGAGCTGCCCGTAGCGCAGGAGGCAGATCAGGGCCACTGTGGGAGGACAGCACAGCTGGGGCCAGCACCTGCAACActtccctcccaccttggccccaCCCAGTAAGCCAGTCAGGATGCTGCTGCCCCTTCTgagggtgggaagggaaggggcagTCAAGTGGTGAACTTGGTTTCCTCAGGCTCTGGCCAGCAGGGCAGCTGTGTGGCAGTCAGCTTCTGGCCTTCAAGGCATGGGagagaagggtggcgcctgtggctcagtgagtagggcgctggccccatatacggaggggtGACAGGACggaacccgccccggccaaacttcaacaacaacaaaaaaagcaaaaacaaaaaaaatagctgggcaggcgctactcgggaggctaaggcaagagaatcgcctaagcccaagagctggaggttgctgtgagctgtgacgccacgcactctaccgagggtgacaaagtaagactttgtctcaaaaaaaaaaaaaaaaaaaaaaggaatgggagAGAAGTTGCCCCTCTAGCCTTAGCCCTTGGTAGGGAGGATTCTGAGAAGCCAAGGATTTCTAAGTCCTTTTGGGGAGCAGGGCTGGGCTAGCAAGTCAAGAGCTCAGAGTACAACTCACCCATGAAGGCACCCACGTTGCCAATGAGGCTGAAGAGGCAGCTCTCTGGGGGATATGTGCCGCACTTGCTGAGGAGGGGGCAAGAACTGGATGAGGGGGAAGAGCACCAGAGGGCCCCCAGTCCAGCCCACTGGCTCTCCCCTGCTGTATCTGCACCTGCTCCTTAGCAGGCAAGCTGCTGGATTTATGCTTACAGCTTGTGCCCCTCATTTACACTGGCTCCAAGCTGAGCCCCCAAAGCAGAGCTCTTCTGAGAGAACGGAATGCCCAGGGGTGCTCAGCCAGACCTGAGACTCTTTGTCAAGGCCTGCAACTGCTCTGGCTGTCTTTAAGCCAGAACTTGTGTTGGGCAGTCAGAAGGCTTGAGTTAAATCCAGGTGCCTACGTTTATTAGCTGTGTGGCCTGGATGAATAAACAagctccagcctcagtttcctcactcaTAAAATTGTGAAGATAATAATAGCGGCTTTCCTGCTGGGAGGACTGAAAGAGACTATGCATATAGAGTACTCAGCAGAGCCCAGGGGATAGTAACTGGCTCTTAGGACAGTTATTATTCATGAGACCCAAGGGCAGTTTTTGCTTAAGGGGCTGTCTAGGGGTCTGGAAGAGCCCTGGGTTTCCCTCATCTGCCCAATGTCCAGGCTTTACCTGATGAGGGGGACATCGTCCAGGGTGCAGCAGGCCTTGGGGCCCCCTTGTTCTGCAGGGTCAGGAGAGCAGGACTCGTTGTAGGACCTGGCAGGCAGGACAGGGAGTGGCCTGGGGGAAGTGGCTGCCTTGGCCTGTAGCCTCAGCCTTTGAAGAGGACCCTCTCCCAGACCTCCCCAGCAGAGGCAGAAGAACCCACTCCCCAGCATCCACCTGAAACAGAAGGCCAATGGGCAAGGGGATGTTGGGAAAGTAGGCATGAAGCCATGCCTGGAGACCCAGGGTCTCCATCTGGCTCCTGTTAGCTGTGGGCCCAAGAGGGGACAGAGAAGAAGGGCTCTTTAGAGTGAGGCTGTCTGTAGAGTGCTCCATACCAGTTCTCCACGGGGCACACATGGTGGTTCATCACGGCCATGGCATACCTGTGGGAGCAGAActgtcaccctgccccccagcccctcctggcccagccaccccacccccaactattttcttctactttgatTTCTGGCCCCATTCATCCTAATTGTCCTTGCTGGAGACTCCAGTTAGGATACCCCTAAGAACCTGCAGCACAGCCCACAACGAGAGGCTCTCTGGTAAGTTGCCCTAGCTAGAAGTGTTATCTGTCAGGACCACCCTCCTGGACAGAAGTAGTGCCAGCTGGTCCCAAGGGACTGTGTGTCCAGGCACCAGGCCAGACTTTGGAGACAGCCAGAGTAGCCCCAGGTACCACCCTGGAGCCCATAACAGGACATGGGAATTTGGTGTGCC
The sequence above is a segment of the Nycticebus coucang isolate mNycCou1 chromosome 4, mNycCou1.pri, whole genome shotgun sequence genome. Coding sequences within it:
- the TMEM150A gene encoding transmembrane protein 150A isoform X1, with protein sequence MPTFPTSPCPLAFCFRWMLGSGFFCLCWGGLGEGPLQRLRLQAKAATSPRPLPVLPARSYNESCSPDPAEQGGPKACCTLDDVPLISKCGTYPPESCLFSLIGNVGAFMVALICLLRYGQLLEQSRHSWVNTTALITGCTNAAGLVVVGNFQVDHAKSLHYVGAGVAFPAGLLFVCLHCALSYHGATAPLDLAMAYLRSALAIIAFITLVLSGIFFVHESSQLQHGAALCEWVFVIDILIFYGTFSYEFGAISSDTLVAALQPTPGRACKSSGSSSTSTHLNCAPESIAMI
- the RNF181 gene encoding E3 ubiquitin-protein ligase RNF181, translating into MASYFDEHDCESLDGEQEMRTNMLLELARSLFHSVDFEDLGLIVDWEHRLPPPAAKTVVQNLPRTIIRGPQAELKCPVCLLEFEEEETVIEMPCHHLFHSNCILPWLSKTNSCPLCRHELPTDDDTYEEHRREKARKQQQQQRLENLRAAMYT
- the TMEM150A gene encoding transmembrane protein 150A isoform X3, whose protein sequence is MCAPWRTGPTTSPALLTLQNKGAPRPAAPWTMSPSSASAAHIPQRAASSASLATWVPSWVGGKCCRCWPQLCCPPTVALICLLRYGQLLEQSRHSWVNTTALITGCTNAAGLVVVGNFQVDHAKSLHYVGAGVAFPAGLLFVCLHCALSYHGATAPLDLAMAYLRSALAIIAFITLVLSGIFFVHESSQLQHGAALCEWVFVIDILIFYGTFSYEFGAISSDTLVAALQPTPGRACKSSGSSSTSTHLNCAPESIAMI
- the TMEM150A gene encoding transmembrane protein 150A isoform X2 codes for the protein MTAWILLPVSLSAFSITGLWTVYAMAVMNHHVCPVENWSYNESCSPDPAEQGGPKACCTLDDVPLISKCGTYPPESCLFSLIGNVGAFMVALICLLRYGQLLEQSRHSWVNTTALITGCTNAAGLVVVGNFQVDHAKSLHYVGAGVAFPAGLLFVCLHCALSYHGATAPLDLAMAYLRSALAIIAFITLVLSGIFFVHESSQLQHGAALCEWVFVIDILIFYGTFSYEFGAISSDTLVAALQPTPGRACKSSGSSSTSTHLNCAPESIAMI